A stretch of Scheffersomyces stipitis CBS 6054 chromosome 2, complete sequence DNA encodes these proteins:
- a CDS encoding predicted protein has product MYNPYGNAAADLQQNSPQQNQYQFQAQQRSGLQQQPANLQYPQPQHPTFQQNQFGLQNQQHQQNQHQPPAAGAANPNVYANFFNDPATSLASQFARSGFESSNQYLQQNFGSFIPGTSDLKYYFQVSNSYVTRKILLVLFPYRNKNWNRLTSQEATGDPSPNGQTSYAPPSHDVNAPDLYIPLMSFVTYILLWAAFQGLNEKFHPKLFGYLASQTLAFSVVDIAFFKIGLYLLNCSQSSMWDLVAFSSYKYVVIIVLLCWKHLVGNGWVSYFPVVIVLTINLAVFLMRSLKFLVLPNSSATANSVTVNQRRIRVQFLFVYSVIVQGLIILYMSR; this is encoded by the coding sequence ATGTACAATCCGTACGGAAACGCCGCTGCTGATTTGCAGCAGAACCTGCCTCAACAGAACCAATACCAGTTCCAGGCTCAGCAGAGATCAGGTttacaacaacaaccagCCAACTTGCAATATCCCCAACCCCAACACCCTACCTTCCAGCAGAACCAGTTTGGCTTacaaaaccaacaacaccaacaaaaCCAACATCAACCTCCTGCAGCAGGTGCTGCCAACCCAAACGTCTACGCTAACTTTTTCAATGATCCGGCTACGTCGCTTGCTTCTCAGTTTGCGCGCAGTGGATTCGAATCTTCCAACCAGTACTTGCAACAGAATTTCGGTTCCTTCATTCCAGGTACATCCGACCTCAAATACTACTTCCAGGTCAGTAACTCGTATGTAACCCGTAAGATCTTGCTCGTACTATTCCCGTACAGAAATAAGAACTGGAACCGTTTAACCAGCCAGGAGGCTACCGGTGACCCTTCACCTAACGGCCAGACTCTGTATGCTCCACCAAGCCACGACGTGAACGCCCCAGACTTGTATATTCCGTTGATGTCGTTTGTAACGTACATTTTACTCTGGGCTGCATTCCAGGGATTGAACGAGAAGTTCCATCCCAAGTTGTTTGGCTACTTGGCCTCGCAGACGCTAGCCTTCTCTGTTGTAGACATCGCCTTCTTTAAGATCGGGTTGTACTTATTGAATTGCTCGCAATCCTCGATGTGGGACCTTGTCGCATTTTCCAGTTACAAATACGTAGTCATCATCGTCTTGTTGTGCTGGAAACATCTCGTGGGAAACGGCTGGGTTTCCTACTTCCCCGTAGTTATTGTATTGACCATCAACTTAGCTGTATTCTTGATGAGATCattgaagttcttggtgTTGCCCAATTCCAGTGCCACTGCAAACAGTGTCACCGTGaaccagagaagaattAGAGTGCAGTTCTTGTTCGTCTACTCGGTCATTGTCCAGGGTCTTATTATCTTGTACATGAGTCGGTAG
- a CDS encoding predicted protein, with amino-acid sequence FSMTEVQEVYEDPILRLVRDPNLNRDKEKHNSVIRLIGGFPIAERKVSRLCQSTFSILQTLEKTNLIFRSWEFLSLDFNSDGHFEMEDLKMKDFNVGIAEKVMATCRELNKKVNKISNDIDYITKAARTLSAADYISDSGTLLASLVLRNIKLKNEVVDKLTVSYSKATLMVIGKELEDMLDQGSEDTTVISYKSFIVNLLKQLNQAIDDEDNESKYECLALINDMEKMFETFKLERIKDLVIQGGSYDTDGNSSKSDDQKHQTSSSQGSSRGTPRNFASDEDYDEYGDFDGVSFYTPTNTPLVHSITKAGDDHSSIHRRDSFSSQSTSGLFPKSISDELPYLMTAFNSAKNFEEDVSHYQEQEKEESETNDNETKKETSPPATDASDKKEAVSNSAKHFLGHSNHLPNISLYSNATILPQVSNRHPTVSASSYVLGNSTLLSKLGIKPQVITADLPPSHSTRSAHSYNKPQHTRLYIESSDPDKDDNEGNKENNDDSQFTPLTKANLASHTILKLGNVDPIPFNDVE; translated from the exons TTTTCCATGACagaagtccaagaagtGTATGAAGatccaattcttcgtcttgTACGAGACCCTAATCTCAATCGTGATAAAGAAAAACACAACTCGGTGATAAGACTCATAGGAGGATTTCCAATAGCTGAACGTAAGGTGAGCCGATTGTGTCAGTCAACCTTCAGCATACTCCAGACGTTGGAGAAAACGAATCTTATATTCAGAAGCTGGGAGTTTTTGTCTCTTGATTTTAATAGCGATGGCCATTTTGAGatggaagacttgaaaatgaaagatTTTAATGTTGGCATCGCAGAGAAAGTCATGGCTACTTGCAGggagttgaacaagaaggtAAACAAGATATCGAACGACATTGACTACATCACAAAGGCAGCAAGGACTTTGTCTGCAGCTGATTATATCTCAGATAGTGGAACGTTGTTGGCTTCCCTTGTACTAAGGAATATCAAGCTCAAGaatgaagtcgttgataAACTCACGGTATCTTATCTGAAAGCTACATTGATGGTAATCGGCAAAGAGCTTGAAGATATGTTAGATCAGGGTAGCGAGGACACAACTGTAATCAGCTATAAGTCGTTCAttgtcaacttgttgaaacaATTGAACCAGGCTATTGATGACGAGGACAACGAGTCCAAGTACGAGTGTTTGGCTCTAATCAACGATATGGAGAAGATGTTTGAAACGTTCAAATTGGAACGGATCAAAGACCTTGTTATTCAAGGTGGAAGCTACGACACTGACGGTAACAGTAGCAAGTCAGACGA CCAAAAACACCAGACCCTGCTGAGCCAAGGAAGTTCTAGAGGAACTCCACGTAATTTTGcttctgatgaagattaCGATGAGTATGGGGATTTCGACGGTGTCTCTTTCTATACTCCAACAAATACACCATTAGTCCACTCTATAACGAAAGCTGGCGATGACCATAGTCTGATACACAGGAGAGACTCGTTCTCTTCGCAGTCTACTTCAGGCTTGTTTCCTAAGTCTATTAGCGATGAATTGCCCTATTTGATGACAGCATTCAACTCGGCCAAGAACTTTGAAGAGGACGTCTCTCATTACcaggaacaagaaaaagaagaatcgGAGACAAACGACAATGAAACAAAGAAGGAAACTTCACCGCCTGCTACAGATGCTCTGGATAAGAAGGAAGCTGTTTCAAACTCAGCCAAACACTTCCTTGGTCATAGCAACCATTTGCCCAACATCTCATTATATTCCAACGCCACTATTCTCCCACAAGTTAGCAACAGACATCCAACGGTGTCTGCTTCCTCTTACGTGCTTGGAAACAGCACTCTTTTGTCAAAACTAGGCATAAAACCACAAGTCATCACAGCAGACTTGCCCCCTTCGCATTCGACAAGATCGGCTCATTCTTATAATAAACCACAGCATACGAGACTATATATTGAAAGCTCGGACCCCGACAAAGACGATAACGAAGGtaacaaagaaaacaacgATGACAGTCAATTCACTCCATTGACAAAGGCCAATCTTGCTTCACATaccatcttgaagttgggtAATGTGGACCCCATACCGTTCAATGATGTAGAGTAG
- the POL2 gene encoding DNA-directed DNA polymerase epsilon, catalytic subunit A (go_funtion nucleotide binding; DNA binding; DNA-directed DNA polymerase activity; 3'-5' exonuclease activity~go_process DNA replication), giving the protein MSTRGRNSFKGSTSARFVKNKVNSEFRNRQPRQDARAIDPYIANNPMLNDSITKKELVARIDALDSMMGFSRIEHGEADGMKPRKGWLVNMHATTIPSDEYLTGYSGVDYYFLDEEGGSFKTTLQFDPYFFLDLIPGHESEVEEWLKKFLEECHVKNLSRVIKEDLALPNHLVGLQKNLIKLTFHNVQDLLAARRLLSPIIKDNQAKKGSRDIYNVMNFTNGNSNNSDFNDSIADPATLIDDMREYDMPYHVRVSIDINVRVGKWYDVYVKHSQVTLVEDKDKIAFADPVVLAFDIETTKAPLKFPDAKIDQIMMISYMIDGDGFLITNREIISEDIEDFEYTPKPEYPGMFTIFNEPDEKHVLMRFYEHIREAKPTVIATFNGDFFDWPFVENRTRFHDMDMFDEIGFAKDNEGEYKSKYCVHMDCFRWVKRDSYLPQGSQGLKAVTTAKLGYNPTELDPELMTPYAYEHPQLLSEYSVSDAVATYYLYFKYVHPFIFSLCTIIPLNPDEVLRKGTGTLCEMLLSVQAYENGILLPNKHSDPIERFYDGHLLESETYVGGHVESLEAGVFRSDIPYDFKVDPTAIDELLHNLHSSIKFCIEVENNKKMEQITNFDEVYNDIKSKLLALKETPKRKEEPLIYHVDVASMYPNIMTSNRLQPDSMKSEEDCAACDFNRPGKNCDRRLPWSWRGEYFPAEMNEYNMIKRTLQNETFPASRPWLPERSFDELSYTEQATLIKKRISDYSRKVYHRVKKSKVVNREAIICQRENPFYVNTVISFRDRRYEFKGLAKVWKGKVSKIDKHDSIARDEAKKMVVLYDSLQLAHKVILNSFYGYVMRKGSRWYSMEMAGVTCLTGATIIQMARTLVERIGRPLELDTDGIWCILPKSFPENYNLKCKDGKKIFLEYPCSMLNYLVHEQFTNHQYQDLVDPATFKYKTRSDNSIFFEVDGPYKAMILPTSKEEGKGLKKRYAVFNDDGSLAELKGFELKRRGELQLIKNFQSDIFKLFLEGSTLEQCYQAVATVANNWLDVLDTKGGMLEDEDLIELICENRSMSKSLEEYGDQKSTSITTAKRLGEFLGEEMVKDAGLATKYIISAKPIGAPVTERAVPVSIFSSDKKEFYLKKWLKDPSLQKFGPRDVIDWGYYHERLSSVVQKIITIPAALQDVKNPVPRVAHPDWLQKKIHTKEDSRQQSSISTFFGSANKKEVMEKQVKEIKEIKDIEDFGDIDTVGAPKSRIGKVVSRKRRAARNAIAEAEEDERNSAILNAPCPSMIEDYECFLQYQKAKWKVQAGNRERRKKIFGSNSESSHRSTVGGMIRKQAENVAGSNWEILEYKADPSKPGEIKVHISAVGKIHTFTFHIPKKIYAAYKSELQPRKQISGCEIERSNSILPNGHDGSNLYKLIMSESRFNEEITDVESALQDSNILGLYETQINSVERAIIDLGNVVKFDDTRVGSLGKGLKNGFQVKDLNRVEGAEYLKRFEMDIVYMLHIVTNSYEFFTVFKSWEATAEMYILKPSAGAQELPPNIDKIYREIYETKKDRLGKLYNILQYPDNMNFETHYYNDSSKLFKKLNGAIGKLHASRSNKALFAVQSPYSSKILNLLSSTSDFPVVRMNVSELALPAVGWQSLISMRVINHYFVLANWIKNLVALAKYGNVPLCNLQIENVGYLIDIEYARRLSQNNIVLWWSANPLPDHGGFELDKAPDYENLNFPTINNPEIYETACLEVEIGNLTINTFLTSSLINEAEGSDLADDGVVFDKNNGASTIAEDSFSSPALSILRGMVKEWWDDALKNNINADSMMNSLVTWVQRKDSFLYDYSLHYHIHNLTTKALLQLIGEFKRMNSQVVFANRNKLIIQTTKVSVENSYAFGQYILKAARSKPLFNFLDLNIIKYWDILVWMDEFNFGGRCCKQITDDDIQDLMPVNSWQIKQFLPVIFRDEFEDWMVVFLDALTKFKNDKLTGNTQSGTPRVTQIVHILKGQRKLEAKEEEEEDIFNGVFEVFRKSLQKRIERIYHRQNEAILNPEFAQEYEFPKLPGSHLHMKNPALELVKFLCAVFGLSKKRTIEVRVLRKELLSIFDIKEFSSEANFRNPSTTLKVPHIICDYCNFIRDVDFCRDSEKDLWNCSNCHRPYNRVSMEEEVITQYIKLITKFYSQDFKCAKCNSVRVGNLSLFCKCSGKWEETISYSEVEKKLHVFANIANSYKFQLLKGLIEEAA; this is encoded by the coding sequence ATGTCTACACGAGGAAGAAACAGTTTCAAGGGACTGACATCGGCCCGGttcgtcaagaacaaggtCAATTCGGAGTTCCGCAACCGCCAGCCGAGACAAGACGCAAGAGCCATCGACCCGTATATAGCCAACAACCCCATGCTCAACGATTCCATCACCAAAAAGGAGTTGGTGGCTCGAATAGACGCGTTGGATTCGATGATGGGCTTTTCCCGTATCGAACATGGCGAAGCTGATGGAATGAAACCGCGTAAGGGCTGGTTGGTGAATATGCATGCTACCACTATTCCCAGTGATGAATATCTCACAGGGTACTCTGGTGTAGACTACTATTTCttagatgaagaaggtggTTCGTTCAAAACCACGTTACAGTTTGATCCGTATTTCTTTCTAGATCTCATTCCCGGGCACGAGTCGGAAGTGGAGGAgtggttgaagaagtttttgGAGGAATGCCATGTCAAGAACTTATCCCGAGTCATCAAAGAAGACCTCGCCCTTCCCAACCACTTGGTAGGACTccagaagaacttgattAAATTAACGTTTCACAATGTCCAGGACTTGTTAGCCGCCAGAAGGTTACTCTCTCCTATTATCAAGGACAATCAGGCTAAGAAGGGCTCCAGAGATATCTACAATGTAATGAACTTCACCAACGGCAACAGTAACAACTCAGATTTTAATGATTCTATAGCTGATCCAGCTACTTTGATAGACGACATGAGAGAATATGACATGCCATACCATGTTCGGGTATCTATTGATATCAACGTCAGAGTCGGTAAATGGTACGATGTGTATGTCAAGCATTCACAAGTAACCTTAGTTGAAGATAAGGATAAGATCGCATTTGCTGATCCTGTAGTATTAGCTTTCGATATCGAAACCACAAAGGCTCCTTTGAAGTTTCCAGATGCCAAAATCGACCAGATCATGATGATCTCGTATATGATAGACGGAGATGGTTTCTTGATCACTAACAGAGAAATAATCTCtgaagacattgaagatttcgAGTATACGCCTAAGCCAGAATACCCTGGGATGTTTACGATTTTTAACGAACCCGATGAAAAGCACGTCCTAATGAGATTCTACGAACATATAAGGGAGGCTAAACCAACCGTGATAGCAACATTTAACGGTGATTTTTTCGATTGGCCCTTCGTAGAAAATAGAACCAGATTCCACGATATGGACATGTTTGATGAAATTGGCTTCGCAAAAGATAATGAAGGCGAGTATAAGTCCAAGTACTGTGTTCACATGGACTGTTTCAGATGGGTCAAAAGAGACTCGTATTTGCCACAAGGGTCTCAAGGTTTGAAAGCTGTGACAACAGCAAAGTTGGGTTATAATCCGACGGAATTAGATCCAGAGCTAATGACACCATATGCTTACGAACACCCACAGTTACTTTCAGAATACTCGGTTTCCGATGCTGTTGCCACTTACTACTTGTACTTCAAGTATGTCCATCCGTtcatcttttccttgtgTACGATTATTCCTTTGAACCCAGATGAAGTTTTGAGAAAGGGAACAGGTACGTTGTGTgagatgttgttgtcgGTTCAAGCCTATGAAAATGGCATTTTGCTTCCGAACAAGCATTCCGATCCAATTGAGCGGTTTTACGATGGGCATTTGCTAGAATCTGAAACTTACGTAGGTGGTCATGTAGAGTCTTTGGAAGCTGGAGTTTTTAGGAGTGACATTCCCTATGACTTTAAGGTCGACCCTACAGCCATAGATGAGTTGCTTCATAACTTGCATAGCTCAATCAAATTCTGTATCGAAGtagaaaacaacaagaagatggaacAAATCACCAACTTCGACGAGGTTTACAATGATATTAAGTCCAAATTGCTAGCATTGAAAGAAACTCCGaaaagaaaggaagaacCCTTGATATATCATGTGGATGTTGCTTCGATGTATCCTAATATCATGACCTCTAATAGACTACAACCAGATTCCATGAAATCCGAAGAAGACTGTGCAGCCTGTGATTTCAACAGACCAGGCAAGAACTGTGATAGAAGACTTCCTTGGTCCTGGAGAGGTGAGTATTTCCCAGCCGAAATGAACGAATACAATATGATCAAGCGAACTTTACAGAATGAAACATTTCCAGCTTCAAGACCTTGGCTTCCTGAGAGGTCATTTGACGAGCTATCCTACACTGAACAAGCAaccttgatcaagaagagaatcagTGATTATTCTAGAAAAGTGTACCATAGagtcaagaaatcgaagGTAGTTAATAGAGAGGCTATTATCTGTCAACGAGAAAATCCTTTCTATGTCAACACTGTTATTTCTTTCAGAGATCGTCGTTATGAATTCAAAGGCTTGGCCAAGGTTTGGAAAGGAAAGGTGTCCAAGATTGATAAACATGATTCTATTGCCAGAGATgaagcaaagaaaatggTAGTTTTGTATGATTCCTTGCAATTGGCTCATAAGGTTATTTTGAACTCTTTCTACGGATATGTGATGAGAAAAGGTTCCCGTTGGTACTCAATGGAAATGGCTGGTGTGACATGTTTGACTGGTGCCACAATTATTCAAATGGCTAGAACTTTAGTCgaaagaattggaagaccTTTGGAACTAGATACCGATGGTATTTGGTGTATTTTGCCCAAGTCTTTCCCAGAGAATTACAATTTGAAATGCAAAGATGGCAAGAAGatttttcttgaatatcCCTGTTCCATGTTGAACTACTTAGTTCATGAACAATTTACTAATCACCAATACCAGGATCTAGTGGATCCAGCCACTTTCAAATACAAAACTAGATCTGacaattccattttcttcgaaGTAGATGGTCCATATAAGGCTATGATTTTGCCTACTTCTAAGGAAGAAGGTAAGggattgaagaaaagatacgCTGTGTtcaatgatgatggttctCTTGCTGAATTAAAGGgatttgaattgaagagaagaggAGAGTTGCAGCttatcaagaacttccaATCtgatattttcaaattgttctTAGAAGGATCTACGCTAGAACAATGTTACCAGGCAGTTGCTACTGTTGCCAATAACTGGTTGGATGTATTGGATACAAAAGGAGGAATgcttgaagatgaagatttaATCGAACTTATTTGTGAAAATAGAAGTATGTCCAAAAGTTTGGAAGAATACGGAGACCAAAAATCGACATCTATCACTACTGCCAAGAGATTGGGAGAGTttcttggtgaagaaatggtCAAGGACGCTGGTTTGGCTACCAAGTACATTATTAGTGCAAAGCCAATTGGTGCTCCTGTGACAGAAAGAGCTGTTCCAGTGTCTATTTTCTCCTCAGACAAGAAGGAGTTTTATTTAAAGAAATGGTTAAAGGATCCTTCTCTTCAGAAGTTTGGTCCTAGAGATGTGATTGACTGGGGATATTACCATGAACGTTTGTCTTCAGTAGTTCAGAAGATTATCACGATTCCGGCAGCATTGCAAGATGTGAAGAACCCAGTACCCAGAGTTGCACATCCAGATTGGTTGCAGAAAAAGATCCACACCAAGGAAGATTCTAGACAACAAAGTTCGATTTCTACTTTTTTCGGTCTGgccaacaagaaagaagtaaTGGAGAAGCAGGTCAAGGAAATTAAAGAGATTAAGGATATAGAGGACTTTGGAGATATAGATACTGTTGGGGCACCCAAGTCAAGAATCGGAAAGGTCGTCTCGAGAAAGAGACGAGCAGCTAGAAACGCGATCgcagaagctgaagaagacgaacGTAATAGTGCCATCTTGAATGCACCTTGTCCGTCCATGATAGAAGACTACGAATGCTTCTTACAATATCAAAAAGCCAAGTGGAAAGTGCAAGCTGGCAACagagagagaagaaagaagatctttggtCTGAATTCTGAATCGTCTCATAGATCGACAGTAGGTGGTATGATCCGTAAACAGGCAGAGAATGTAGCAGGATCGAATTGGGAAATTTTGGAATACAAGGCTGACCCAAGCAAGCCTGGTGAAATCAAGGTACATATTCTGGCTGTTGGTAAGATTCATACCTTTACTTTCCATATTCCGAAGAAGATCTATGCAGCTTACAAATCTGAACTTCAACCCAGAAAGCAGATCAGTGGGTGTGAAATTGAAAGGTCCAACTCGATCTTACCTAATGGACATGATGGTTCGAACTTGTACAAATTAATAATGTCAGAAAGTAGATTCAATGAAGAGATCACTGACGTAGAAAGtgctcttcaagattctaATATTCTTGGACTCTACGAGACACAAATTAATTCTGTCGAAAGAGCTATCATTGATTTGGGAAACGTTGTAAAGTTCGATGATACAAGAGTTGGTTCGTTGGGTAAAGGTCTCAAGAATGGTTTCCAGGTTAAAGATTTGAATAGAGTTGAAGGTGCTGAGTATTTGAAACGATTTGAAATGGACATTGTCTACATGTTACACATCGTGACAAACAGTTACGAGTTCTTCAcagttttcaaatcttgGGAAGCGACTGCAGAAATGTACATCTTGAAACCTTCCGCTGGAGCTCAGGAGTTACCACCCAACATCGACAAGATCTACAGAGAGATCTACGAAACTAAGAAGGACAGATTAGGGAAGTTGTacaatattcttcaatatccTGATAATATGAACTTTGAGACTCATTACTACAATGACAGTTCAAAGttattcaagaagttgaatggTGCAATTGGAAAGTTGCATGCATCAAGAAGTAACAAGGCATTATTTGCTGTTCAATCTCCATATTCGTCTAAGATTCTAAATCTTTTGAGTTCTACATCTGATTTCCCTGTCGTTAGGATGAATGTTAGTGAATTGGCGCTACCAGCAGTTGGATGGCAATCCTTGATTTCAATGAGAGTTATCAATCACTATTTCGTTTTGGCAAATTGGATCAAGAATTTAGTAGCCCTTGCCAAGTATGGGAATGTTCCATTGTGCAATTTACAAATCGAAAATGTGGGCTACTTGATAGATATTGAATATGCAAGAAGATTAAGTCAGAACAATATTGTTCTCTGGTGGTCTGCCAATCCATTGCCTGATCATGGGGGATTTGAACTTGATAAAGCTCCTGATTATGAAAATCTTAACTTTCCAACAATCAACAACCCTGAGATTTATGAAACAGCTTGTctagaagtagaaattggaaatttGACTATCAACACCTTCCTTACAAGCTCTCTCATCAATGAGGCTGAAGGTTCAGATCTAGCTGATGATGGAGTTGTATTCGACAAAAACAATGGTGCATCGACGATTGCGGAGgattccttttcttcgCCTGCGTTGTCCATTTTGAGAGGAATGGTCAAGGAGTGGTGGGACGATGCATTAAAGAACAACATTAATGCTGATTCAATGATGAACAGCTTGGTTACTTGGGTGCAAAGAAAAGACTCGTTCCTTTATGATTATTCCTTGCATTACCATATACATAATTTAACAACGAAAGCATTATTACAGTTGATTGGTGAATTCAAGAGAATGAATTCCCAGGTTGTCTTTGCTAATAGAAACAAGTTAATCATTCAAACGACCAAGGTTTCTGTTGAGAATTCGTATGCATTTGGTCAATACATTCTAAAAGCTGCTAGATCAAAGCCTTTGTTTAATTTTTTGGATTTGAACATCATCAAGTATTGGGATATTTTGGTATGGATGGATGAGTTCAACTTTGGTGGCAGGTGTTGTAAACAAATCACAGATGATGATATTCAAGACTTGATGCCTGTCAATAGCTGGcaaatcaaacaattctTGCCGGTTATTTTCAGAGACGAATTTGAGGATTGGATGGTTGTCTTTTTGGATGCTCTTACTAAATTCAAGAACGACAAATTAACGGGTAATACTCAATCTGGAACTCCTCGTGTTACACAAATCGTTCATATCCTCAAGGGCCAGAGAAAACttgaagccaaagaagaagaggaggaagatATCTTTAATGGGGTCTTTGAGGTGTTCAGAAAGTCATTGCAAAAGAGAATCGAAAGGATCTACCATCGTCAAAACGAAGCCATTCTCAACCCTGAATTCGCACAAGAGTATGAGTTCCCCAAATTACCAGGTTCCCATTTGCACATGAAGAATCCAGCATTGgagttggtcaagtttTTATGTGCTGTATTCGGGTTgtcgaagaagagaacCATTGAGGTCAGAGTATTGAGAAAGGAATTGTTGTCGATCTTTGATATCAAAGAGTTCAGTAGTGAAGCTAATTTCAGGAACCCAAGTACTACATTGAAGGTCCCTCATATTATCTGTGACTATTGTAACTTCATCAGAGATGTGGATTTCTGTAGAGACTCAGAAAAGGATCTCTGGAACTGTTCCAATTGTCACAGACCATACAATCGTGTTTccatggaagaagaggtgATCACACAATATATTAAGCTCATTACCAAGTTCTACAGTCAAGATTTCAAGTGTGCAAAGTGTAATTCGGTTAGAGTCGGCAACTTGAGTTTGTTCTGCAAGTGTTCTGGAAAATGGGAGGAGACTATCAGTTATTCGGAAGTCGAGAAGAAATTACATGTTTTTGCCAATATTGCCAATTCGTACAAATTCCAGCTTTTGAAAGGATtaatagaagaagcagcCTGA
- the TPS1 gene encoding Trehalose-6-phosphate synthase (Alpha,alpha-trehalose-phosphate synthase [UDP-forming] (Trehalose-6-phosphate synthase) (UDP-glucose-glucosephosphate glucosyltransferase)~go_funtion alpha,alpha-trehalose-phosphate synthase (UDP-forming) activity~go_process trehalose biosynthesis) encodes MVVGKVLVVSNRLPVTIKRSDSGSYDYSMSSGGLVTALQGLKKSTEFQWLGWPGLEVPADEQERVNSDLKSKFNCTAIYLSDVIADLHYNGFSNSILWPLFHYHPGEMNFDENAWAAYIEANRQFAVEIAGQVNDNDMVWVHDYHLMLLPQMLREEIGNRKKNIRIGFFLHTPFPSSEIYRILPVRKEILEGVLSCDLIGFHTYDYARHFLSSVSRIVADVTTLPNGIEFQGRSISIGAFPIGIDVDKFTEGLTKQSVIDRIKQLKSRFGDTKIIVGVDRLDYIKGVPQKLHAFEVFLEENPEWIGKVVLVQVAVPSRGDVEEYQSLRATVNELVGRINGKFGTVEFVPIHYMHKSVPFDELISLYRVSDVCLVSSTRDGMNLVSYEYIACQQENNGVLILSEFAGAAQSLNGAIIVNPWNTEDLSISIKESLTLPEEKKAINFNKLFTYISKYTSGFWGESFVKELYKCTS; translated from the coding sequence ATGGTAGTCGGCAAGGTCCTTGTAGTCTCCAACCGACTTCCAGTAACCATCAAGCGTTCTGACTCCGGCTCCTACGACTACTCGATGTCTTCCGGGGGTCTAGTCACCGCACTTCAAgggttgaagaagtcaacaGAATTTCAGTGGCTAGGCTGGCCTGGTTTGGAAGTACCTGCGGACGAACAGGAGAGAGTCAATTCCGACTTGAAGTCGAAGTTTAACTGTACAGCCATCTATTTAAGTGACGTTATAGCTGATTTGCACTATAATGGCTTCTCCAATTCAATCCTTTGGCCGCTTTTCCATTACCATCCGGGTGAAATGAACTTTGACGAAAACGCCTGGGCTGCTTATATCGAAGCCAACCGCCAGTTTGCCGTAGAAATAGCAGGCCAGGTCAATGACAACGATATGGTATGGGTGCACGATTACCACTTGATGCTCTTGCCTCAGATGTTGCGGGAAGAAATCGgcaacagaaagaagaatatccGTATCGGTTTCTTCTTACACACGCCGTTTCCATCGTCAGAAATATATAGAATTTTGCCCGTAAGAAAAGAGATCTTGGAAGGTGTTTTGAGCTGTGACTTGATCGGCTTCCACACCTATGACTATGCCAGAcacttcttgtcttcagTATCGCGTATTGTAGCCGACGTGACTACTTTACCCAATGGAATTGAGTTCCAGGGAAGATCTATCAGTATTGGGGCTTTTCCCATCGGTATCGACGTCGACAAGTTCACTGAGGGCTTGACCAAACAGTCGGTTATCGACAGAATCAAGCAGTTGAAGTCCCGCTTTGGTGACACCAAGATTATCGTGGGGGTAGATCGCTTGGATTACATCAAGGGTGTCCCCCAGAAACTCCACGCATTCGAGGTttttttggaagaaaaccCAGAATGGATCGGCAAAGTAGTCTTGGTCCAAGTTGCAGTGCCTTCTAGAGGCGACGTAGAGGAGTACCAATCACTCAGAGCTACTGTTAACGAGTTGGTAGGTAGGATAAATGGGAAGTTTGGAACCGTGGAATTTGTACCTATCCATTATATGCATAAGTCCGTGCCCTTTGACGAGTTGATAAGCTTGTACCGTGTGTCTGATGTCTGTCTTGTCAGTTCTACAAGAGACGGAATGAACTTGGTTTCTTACGAATACATCGCTTGTCAGCAGGAAAACAACGGggtattgatattgtcTGAGTTCGCTGGTGCTGCGCAATCGTTGAATGGAGCTATCATTGTCAATCCATGGAATACAGAAGACTTGAGCATTTCTATCAAGGAAAGCTTGACGttaccagaagaaaagaaagctatcaacttcaacaagctCTTCACTTATATCTCCAAGTATACTTCCGGCTTCTGGGGTGAAAGCTTCGTCAAAGAATTGTACAAATGCACATCTTGA